TTATATTGATCCCAACTTGCACAAGCCGGCGATAATAAGATCACGTCATCAGTCGCCGACTGTTCGAACGCGAGCGGTACCGCCGCCTCGAGCGTAGCGACCGCGAACGACGGAATCAGCTCGGCCTCACCTAACGACTTGAACCGCTCTGCTGTCTCGCCATAAGCGACAATCGCTTTGACCCGGCCGAGCGCCGGAACGAGAGAAGTGAGGTCGGCGCCACGTTCGAGTCCTCCGCACACCCAGACGATCGGGGCCTCGAAACCGTTCAATGCGGCTTCGGCGGCCACGTTGTTCGTCGCTTTCGAGTCGTTATACACCCGGCGGCCGAGCACTCGCCCGAGGCTCTCTGTACGGTGGGCCACTCCGCCGAACGTCTGAAGGACGCGTTCGATGTGTGCTCGCGGAATGTCGAACGGTTCGACGAGCAACAAGGCTGCCAACACGTTCTCGACGTTATGGGCCCCACCAAGGGCAAGGTCCTCGACGCGGATGACCGGTTCTCCATGAAGCGTGATCCAACCGTCCACTACGTGTGCGTCTCCACTGTCGTAACCGAACGTTGAGACGGGAAGACCGGACGGGACACGTTTCATCACTTCCGTGTCGCTGCCTTTGACGACGACACGGTCTGCGGCCGTCATGTTCCGGAACAAGTTTCCTTTGGCATCGGCATACGAGTCAAAGTCGCCGTGGTAATCCAAATGCGCCGGTGACAAGTTCAACAGTGCCGCCGCTTGCGGATGGAACTGTTCGACGCCCATCAGTTGAAAGCTCGACAGCTCGATGACGATGACGTCACCCTGCTTCGCTTTCGATGCCACTTCGATGGCCGGGAAACCGATATTCCCTGCCACATGCACCGGACGACTTCCCCCTTTAAGCAATTCGTGGACGAGCGTCGTCGTCGTCGTCTTCCCGTTCGAACCAGTGATGGCGACGAACATGGCATCGGTCGCCAAGTAGGCGAGCTCCACTTCTGTATAGATCGGGATGTTCCGCTCAAGCGCTGCTTGAAGGAGCGGGATGTGATACGGGATGCCCGGGTTTTTGACGATCATATCCGTCGTGTCGAGCAATTCGAGCGGATGGGAACCGAAGACGCCGTTGATGCCGAGCGCTTCGATTTTCATCCGTTCTTCCGTTGACGGTTCGCTCCCGGTATTGATGGTCACGTTCGCGCCGACATTTCTTAAGTAAGCGGCAGCGGCGATGCCGCTCCGTGCCGCGCCGAGTACGAGGACTCGTTTATCGTTCCACTGTTGTTGCATGTCTTCCACCATCCATTACATGAGTAGTAACGACAAGACTGCCGTGATCAAACTAATTCCACCGAACGTCAAGACGATGCGCCATTCTGACCAACCGACCATTTCGAAATGGTGATGGATCGGGCTCATCTTAAAGATTCGTTTGCCCGTCGTCTTGAACGAGAGCACTTGCAAAATGACGC
This sequence is a window from Exiguobacterium mexicanum. Protein-coding genes within it:
- the murD gene encoding UDP-N-acetylmuramoyl-L-alanine--D-glutamate ligase, coding for MQQQWNDKRVLVLGAARSGIAAAAYLRNVGANVTINTGSEPSTEERMKIEALGINGVFGSHPLELLDTTDMIVKNPGIPYHIPLLQAALERNIPIYTEVELAYLATDAMFVAITGSNGKTTTTTLVHELLKGGSRPVHVAGNIGFPAIEVASKAKQGDVIVIELSSFQLMGVEQFHPQAAALLNLSPAHLDYHGDFDSYADAKGNLFRNMTAADRVVVKGSDTEVMKRVPSGLPVSTFGYDSGDAHVVDGWITLHGEPVIRVEDLALGGAHNVENVLAALLLVEPFDIPRAHIERVLQTFGGVAHRTESLGRVLGRRVYNDSKATNNVAAEAALNGFEAPIVWVCGGLERGADLTSLVPALGRVKAIVAYGETAERFKSLGEAELIPSFAVATLEAAVPLAFEQSATDDVILLSPACASWDQYKTFEERGEHFVRLVNSYEEANR